In Paracoccus sp. TOH, a single window of DNA contains:
- a CDS encoding rhodanese-related sulfurtransferase: protein MLIVAALYHFTRFPDPETLKAPLAKCACAQGVKGTLLLAPEGINGTIAGTRQGVDAVLAHIRALPGCAALEWKESPAETMPFGRMKVRLKREIVTMGQPEVDPLAAVGRYVAPQDWNALISAPDVAVIDTRNDYEVEIGSFAGAVDPGTSSFRDFPAWWRANRDRFAGKRIAMFCTGGIRCEKSTNFLLGEGVPEVFHLKGGILKYLEEMPEESSLWRGECFVFDKRVSLGHGLRQGRHALCHACRRPLAPEDRDRPEYEEGVSCHRCAGEYAEADRARFRERQRQAARGECFGDVRD from the coding sequence ATGCTGATCGTCGCCGCGCTTTACCATTTCACCCGCTTTCCCGACCCCGAGACGCTGAAGGCGCCGCTGGCGAAATGCGCCTGCGCGCAGGGGGTCAAGGGCACGCTGCTGCTGGCGCCCGAGGGCATCAACGGCACCATCGCCGGCACGCGCCAGGGTGTCGACGCGGTGCTGGCGCATATCCGCGCCCTGCCCGGCTGCGCGGCGCTGGAGTGGAAGGAAAGCCCCGCCGAGACTATGCCCTTCGGCCGCATGAAGGTGCGGCTGAAGCGCGAGATCGTCACCATGGGCCAGCCCGAGGTCGATCCGCTGGCCGCGGTGGGCCGGTATGTCGCGCCGCAGGACTGGAACGCGCTGATCAGCGCCCCCGACGTGGCGGTGATCGACACCCGCAACGATTACGAGGTCGAGATCGGCAGCTTCGCCGGCGCCGTCGATCCCGGCACAAGCAGCTTTCGCGACTTCCCGGCCTGGTGGCGCGCGAACCGCGACCGTTTCGCGGGCAAGCGCATCGCCATGTTCTGCACCGGCGGCATCCGCTGCGAGAAATCCACGAATTTTCTGCTGGGCGAGGGCGTGCCCGAGGTATTTCACCTGAAAGGCGGCATCCTGAAATACCTTGAGGAGATGCCCGAAGAGAGCAGTCTCTGGCGCGGCGAATGCTTCGTCTTCGACAAGCGGGTCAGCCTGGGCCACGGGCTGCGCCAGGGCCGCCACGCGCTTTGCCATGCCTGCCGCCGCCCCCTGGCGCCCGAGGATCGCGACCGCCCGGAATACGAGGAAGGCGTCAGCTGCCACCGCTGCGCCGGCGAATATGCCGAGGCCGACCGGGCCCGATTCCGCGAACGCCAGCGACAGGCCGCGCGGGGGGAGTGTTTCGGCGACGTTCGGGACTGA
- the pncA gene encoding bifunctional nicotinamidase/pyrazinamidase, translating to MAKALIVIDMQLDFCPGGRLAVAGGDEIVAPINDLMADYDAVVLTQDWHPHDHASFADNHPGIAAFSQVEMPYGPQVLWPAHCVIGSVGAGFHPTLAVDCADLVIRKGFRPLIDSYSAFFENDRRTPTGLAGYLRERGLDDLTFVGLAHDFCVAWSAIDAAKLGFSATVIEGATRAIDLHGSREAARDGMRNAGVTLA from the coding sequence GTGGCAAAAGCCCTGATCGTCATCGACATGCAGCTGGATTTCTGTCCGGGGGGGCGGCTTGCCGTGGCCGGCGGAGACGAGATCGTGGCGCCGATCAACGACCTGATGGCGGATTACGATGCCGTGGTGCTGACCCAAGACTGGCATCCGCACGACCATGCCAGCTTTGCCGACAACCACCCCGGCATCGCCGCATTTTCGCAGGTCGAGATGCCCTATGGCCCGCAGGTGCTGTGGCCGGCGCATTGCGTGATCGGATCGGTGGGGGCGGGGTTCCATCCGACGCTGGCCGTGGATTGCGCCGATCTGGTCATCCGCAAGGGTTTCCGCCCGCTGATCGACAGCTATTCGGCGTTTTTCGAGAACGACCGCCGCACGCCCACCGGCCTTGCCGGCTACCTGCGCGAACGTGGGCTGGACGATCTGACCTTCGTCGGCCTTGCGCATGATTTCTGCGTCGCCTGGTCGGCCATCGACGCGGCGAAGCTGGGCTTTTCCGCCACGGTGATCGAGGGGGCCACCCGCGCCATCGACCTGCACGGCTCGCGCGAGGCGGCCCGCGACGGCATGCGCAACGCGGGGGTGACATTGGCATGA
- a CDS encoding NAD+ synthase, producing MTDTFRITLGQLNPTVGDLPGNAAKAREAWAAAREAGANLLALPEMFITGYQTQDLVLKPGFTQEAMARIVDLARDCVDGPAIGIGGPYAEEDRLYNAYWILRGGKVVARVLKHELPHKQLFDEWRLFNVGPISGPYSLDGLRIGSPICEDAWWPEVCETLAETGAEILLVPNGSPYHRNKLDLRMGHMVARVVETDLPLIYLNSVGGQDDQVYDGGSFVLNPGEDGGAVKVMQLAPFDEMLAHVDFTRTPQGWRAVPGRMDHQPDEWEQDYRAMMEGLRDYMRKSGFRKAVLGLSGGIDSALVATIASDAISPENLRCVMLPSEYTSQASLEDAADCAGRLGTRLDTVKIEGARDAVEDALAHLMEGTQPDITEENIQSRLRGVMLMALSNKFGELLLTTGNKSEVAVGYATIYGDMAGGYNPIKDLYKTRVFETCRWRNRNHRDWMQGPAGEVIPPQIISKPPSAELRPNQKDQDSLPPYEVLDAILEGLVEKDLALKDLVAQGFEPETVKKVETLLYGSEWKRYQAAPGPRISTKAFWLDRRYPLVNRWRDRI from the coding sequence ATGACCGACACGTTCCGCATCACCCTTGGACAGCTGAACCCGACCGTGGGCGACCTGCCCGGCAATGCCGCCAAGGCACGCGAGGCCTGGGCCGCGGCGCGCGAGGCCGGCGCCAACCTGCTGGCTCTGCCCGAGATGTTCATCACCGGCTACCAGACCCAGGACCTGGTGCTGAAGCCCGGCTTCACCCAGGAAGCCATGGCCCGCATCGTCGATCTGGCGCGGGACTGCGTGGACGGCCCCGCCATCGGCATCGGCGGCCCTTATGCCGAGGAAGACCGGCTTTACAACGCCTATTGGATCCTTCGCGGCGGCAAGGTGGTGGCGCGGGTGCTCAAGCACGAATTGCCGCACAAGCAGCTTTTCGACGAATGGCGGCTGTTCAATGTCGGGCCGATCTCGGGCCCCTACAGCCTGGACGGGCTGCGCATCGGCAGCCCGATCTGCGAGGACGCCTGGTGGCCCGAGGTCTGCGAAACCCTGGCCGAGACCGGGGCCGAAATCCTGCTGGTCCCGAACGGCAGCCCCTATCACCGCAACAAGCTGGACCTGCGCATGGGCCACATGGTCGCCCGGGTGGTCGAGACCGATCTGCCGCTGATCTACCTGAACTCGGTCGGCGGGCAGGACGACCAGGTCTATGACGGCGGCAGCTTCGTGCTGAACCCGGGCGAGGACGGCGGCGCGGTCAAGGTCATGCAGCTTGCCCCCTTCGACGAGATGCTGGCCCATGTCGATTTCACCCGCACACCGCAGGGCTGGCGGGCGGTGCCGGGCCGCATGGACCATCAGCCCGACGAGTGGGAGCAGGACTACCGCGCCATGATGGAGGGCTTGCGCGACTACATGCGCAAGTCCGGGTTCCGCAAGGCGGTGCTGGGCCTGTCGGGCGGCATCGACTCGGCGCTGGTCGCCACCATCGCCAGCGACGCCATCAGCCCCGAGAACCTGCGCTGCGTCATGCTGCCCAGCGAATACACCTCGCAGGCCAGCCTCGAGGATGCCGCCGATTGCGCCGGGCGGCTGGGCACCCGGCTGGATACCGTGAAGATCGAAGGTGCCCGCGACGCGGTGGAGGATGCCCTGGCGCATCTGATGGAAGGCACCCAGCCCGACATCACCGAGGAAAACATCCAGTCCCGGCTGCGCGGCGTGATGCTGATGGCGCTGTCGAACAAGTTCGGCGAGCTGCTGCTGACCACCGGCAACAAGTCCGAGGTCGCGGTCGGCTATGCCACGATCTATGGCGACATGGCCGGCGGCTACAACCCGATCAAGGATCTTTACAAGACCCGCGTTTTCGAGACCTGCCGCTGGCGCAACCGGAACCATCGCGACTGGATGCAGGGCCCGGCGGGCGAGGTGATCCCGCCGCAGATCATCTCGAAACCGCCCTCGGCCGAGCTGCGGCCGAACCAGAAGGACCAGGACAGCCTGCCGCCCTATGAGGTGCTGGACGCAATCCTGGAAGGGCTGGTCGAGAAGGACCTGGCGCTGAAGGATCTGGTCGCGCAAGGCTTCGAGCCCGAAACGGTCAAAAAGGTCGAGACCCTGCTTTATGGCAGCGAATGGAAGCGTTACCAGGCAGCGCCCGGGCCGCGCATCTCGACCAAGGCTTTCTGGCTGGACCGGCGCTACCCGCTGGTCAACCGCTGGCGCGATCGGATTTGA
- a CDS encoding carbon-nitrogen hydrolase family protein, whose amino-acid sequence MTRTVKIAAAAYPFDWLRDFDAYRAKITRWVGDAADCDLLVFPEYGAMELASLGGPEVAGDLEASLHEVARHEAARDALHAALAAQHGLHILAASAPCFDGPRPVNRAVLFGPGGRIGHQDKQVMTRFEREDWDVVGAPGLRVFDTPVGRLGVLICYDSEFPLLGRALAEAGVEVMLVPSCTDTVAGFNRVRIGAMARALESQCVVVQAPTVGDVDWNPAIDENRGAAAIYAPADGLWPESGVVAEGAMDVPGWVKASVDLDRVAESRRDGRVLPFAHWPESAAVRVVK is encoded by the coding sequence GTGACCCGGACCGTCAAGATCGCCGCCGCCGCCTATCCCTTCGACTGGCTTCGGGATTTCGACGCCTATCGCGCCAAGATCACCCGCTGGGTCGGGGACGCCGCCGATTGCGACCTGCTGGTCTTTCCCGAATATGGCGCGATGGAGCTGGCCTCGCTGGGCGGGCCCGAGGTGGCCGGCGATCTCGAGGCGTCGCTGCACGAGGTCGCCCGGCACGAAGCGGCGCGCGACGCGCTGCATGCCGCGCTGGCGGCGCAGCATGGGCTGCATATCCTGGCCGCCTCGGCGCCCTGTTTCGATGGGCCGCGCCCGGTCAACCGCGCGGTGCTGTTCGGGCCCGGGGGGCGGATCGGCCATCAGGACAAGCAGGTGATGACCCGCTTCGAGCGCGAGGACTGGGACGTCGTCGGCGCGCCGGGTCTGCGGGTGTTCGACACCCCCGTCGGACGGCTGGGCGTGCTGATCTGCTATGACAGCGAGTTTCCGCTGCTGGGCCGGGCGCTGGCCGAGGCCGGGGTCGAGGTGATGCTGGTGCCCTCCTGCACCGACACGGTGGCGGGGTTCAACCGGGTGCGCATCGGCGCCATGGCCCGGGCGCTGGAGAGCCAATGCGTCGTCGTGCAGGCGCCGACGGTGGGCGACGTGGATTGGAACCCGGCCATCGACGAGAACCGTGGCGCCGCCGCGATCTATGCGCCGGCGGACGGGCTGTGGCCGGAAAGCGGCGTGGTGGCCGAGGGGGCGATGGACGTGCCCGGCTGGGTCAAGGCAAGCGTGGACCTGGACCGGGTGGCGGAAAGCCGGCGGGACGGGCGGGTGCTGCCCTTTGCGCATTGGCCGGAAAGCGCAGCGGTGCGGGTGGTGAAGTAA
- a CDS encoding Hint domain-containing protein: protein MPTTTSIRVIYLGTHRDLDPDEFSAGAENASELVGSTFGSADQPLAREINTITLHDGNDDNAISFNNPWGSPPNEYGVHNGVSHYADTGIIYRGTVTYADGTSASDVQLRVLQDTGGSLVLLPPPASATQAEIDGVTSKAIQSITLTSYERSNFNSIDTSRYGLEDAPAFVCFRHGTLILTERGEVPVEDLRVGDMIVTRDHGTQPLRWIGSKQIDGALLRAFEKLRPVRIRAGALGPDLPSRDLYVSQQHRILVSSKIAERVCGTAEVLVAAKHLTDIDGIELVEDCEALTYYHLLFDRHEILCSEGAQTESLFTGAEALKAVSPAARAEILALFPELLSETCAREPARRIGNGREGRQLAKRHAANRRELQPALSR from the coding sequence ATGCCGACAACGACGTCGATCCGTGTCATCTATCTTGGAACGCATCGGGATCTGGATCCCGACGAATTCAGCGCCGGCGCCGAGAACGCCTCGGAGCTGGTGGGATCCACCTTCGGCAGCGCCGATCAGCCGCTGGCGCGCGAGATCAATACTATCACACTGCATGACGGCAACGACGACAACGCCATTTCCTTCAACAATCCATGGGGCTCGCCCCCGAACGAATACGGCGTCCATAACGGCGTGAGCCATTACGCCGATACCGGGATCATCTATCGCGGCACCGTGACCTATGCCGACGGCACCAGCGCCAGCGATGTGCAGCTGCGCGTCCTGCAGGACACCGGCGGCAGCCTGGTGCTGCTGCCGCCGCCCGCCTCGGCCACCCAGGCCGAGATCGACGGCGTCACCAGCAAGGCGATCCAGTCGATTACCCTGACCAGCTATGAGCGCAGCAATTTCAACAGCATAGACACCTCGCGCTACGGGCTTGAGGATGCTCCGGCTTTCGTCTGCTTCCGCCACGGCACGCTGATCCTGACCGAGCGCGGCGAGGTGCCGGTCGAGGATCTGCGGGTCGGCGACATGATCGTCACCCGCGACCACGGCACGCAGCCGCTGCGCTGGATCGGCTCGAAACAGATCGACGGCGCGTTGCTGCGGGCCTTCGAGAAGCTGCGCCCGGTGCGCATCCGCGCCGGCGCGCTCGGCCCGGACCTGCCCAGTCGCGACCTTTACGTCTCGCAGCAGCACCGCATCCTGGTCAGTTCGAAGATCGCCGAGCGGGTCTGCGGCACGGCCGAGGTTCTGGTCGCCGCCAAGCATCTGACCGACATCGACGGCATCGAACTGGTCGAGGATTGCGAGGCGCTGACCTATTATCACCTGCTGTTCGACCGGCACGAGATCCTGTGCTCGGAAGGGGCGCAGACCGAATCGCTGTTCACCGGCGCCGAAGCGCTGAAAGCGGTCTCGCCTGCCGCCCGCGCCGAAATCCTGGCGCTGTTCCCCGAACTGCTGTCGGAAACCTGCGCGCGGGAACCTGCGCGCAGGATCGGCAACGGTCGCGAGGGACGGCAGCTCGCCAAGCGCCATGCTGCCAACCGCCGCGAGCTGCAACCGGCGCTTTCGCGCTGA
- a CDS encoding porin family protein, whose product MKAIGYATLVSLIAGGAYAGGYVAPVVEQPVVAPIEPMTIEPSNWNGFYAGLQYGKGSGDLGNRGTQPDFGDFDAYGVHAGYQRGFGKFVLGGELDYNKLSPDEEAYSDGDMTRLRLRAGYDMGKFLPYATLGAAKLDTDEFSDTGLSYGLGVDYKVAEHFTVGAEYTRNDFKDVLQDSAGVDGNDLDMDMVQIRASYKF is encoded by the coding sequence ATGAAAGCAATTGGTTACGCAACCCTCGTCTCGCTGATCGCGGGCGGTGCCTATGCCGGCGGCTATGTCGCCCCGGTGGTCGAGCAGCCGGTCGTCGCCCCGATCGAGCCGATGACGATCGAGCCGAGCAACTGGAACGGCTTCTATGCCGGTCTGCAATACGGCAAGGGCAGCGGCGATCTGGGCAACCGCGGCACGCAGCCGGATTTCGGCGATTTCGACGCCTATGGCGTGCATGCCGGCTATCAGCGCGGCTTCGGCAAGTTCGTGCTGGGCGGCGAGCTGGACTACAACAAGCTCTCGCCGGACGAAGAAGCCTATAGCGACGGCGACATGACCCGGCTGCGGCTGCGGGCGGGCTATGACATGGGCAAGTTCCTGCCCTATGCCACGCTGGGCGCGGCCAAGCTGGACACCGACGAATTCTCGGATACCGGCCTGAGCTATGGCCTGGGCGTCGACTACAAGGTCGCCGAGCACTTCACCGTCGGCGCGGAATATACCCGCAACGATTTCAAGGATGTGCTGCAGGACAGCGCCGGCGTGGACGGCAACGACCTGGATATGGACATGGTGCAGATCCGCGCGTCCTACAAGTTCTGA
- a CDS encoding GNAT family N-acetyltransferase codes for MIRTESLTGDAVATVLDDLARLRIAVFRDWPYLYDGDLEYERNYLRAYQSPGAVVIAAWDGDRMVGASTGAPMEDHADDFAAAFAGRPERLDEIFYCAESVLLPEYRGHGLGHAFFDGREAQGRALGRRYSAFCRVVRPEDHPLHPQDYRPLDGFWRKRGYAPLPGVVAEFEWKDIGDDRPSRKPLQFWMKTL; via the coding sequence GTGATCCGCACCGAAAGCCTGACCGGGGATGCCGTGGCAACCGTGCTGGACGACCTGGCACGGCTGCGCATCGCGGTGTTCCGCGACTGGCCCTATCTCTATGACGGCGATCTGGAATACGAACGGAACTACCTGCGCGCCTACCAGTCGCCCGGCGCGGTGGTGATCGCGGCCTGGGACGGCGACCGCATGGTCGGCGCCTCGACCGGGGCGCCGATGGAGGATCACGCGGATGATTTCGCCGCCGCCTTCGCCGGCCGGCCCGAGCGGCTGGACGAGATCTTCTATTGCGCGGAATCGGTGCTGCTGCCCGAATATCGCGGCCACGGCCTGGGCCATGCCTTCTTCGACGGGCGCGAGGCGCAGGGCCGCGCCCTTGGCCGCCGCTACAGCGCCTTCTGCCGCGTGGTCCGGCCCGAGGATCACCCGCTGCACCCGCAGGATTATCGCCCGCTGGACGGGTTCTGGCGCAAGCGCGGCTATGCCCCCCTGCCCGGCGTGGTCGCGGAATTCGAATGGAAGGACATCGGCGATGACCGACCCTCGCGCAAACCGCTGCAATTCTGGATGAAAACCCTGTGA
- a CDS encoding 2-isopropylmalate synthase — MKAALVACAVILAGAGMAGAQAVITKQYDDGGVYEGTFRNGKQHGRGTYALPSGYEYTGDWVEGEILGQGTAKFPNGSVYEGAFARGKPHGKGKITYADGGSYEGDWLDGQITGQGVAHYANGSVYEGGFLNALHDGKGVLTQPNGYRYEGDWKAGVKQGFGKITYPDGAGYEGEMKANQRSGEGKLTMADGLKYEGSWSAGQMAGQGKLTQPSGDSYEGRFANGKREGKGVATYANGDRYEGDFRADKRWGTGTFTGTDGYVYTGDWVEGRMEGLGRITYPDGSVYEGALLADLPHGRGLITYPDGASYDGDWVAGVIEGQGVAKYANGLVYEGGFKRGRNEGQGRMTYPDGYVYNGAWRDGQRHGQGQATYPDGTTYDGSFVDGLRHGKGRLIAPDGFRYEGSWKEGEIDGEGVATYANGDVYTGHFIAGKRQGAGVMRYATGQVASGEWEDNRLAVPDEGAEPEGAAPPEAAVPDEPATGPAQ, encoded by the coding sequence ATGAAGGCAGCCCTTGTCGCCTGCGCGGTGATCCTGGCCGGCGCGGGCATGGCCGGCGCACAGGCGGTCATCACCAAGCAATATGACGACGGCGGCGTCTATGAGGGAACCTTCCGCAACGGCAAGCAGCACGGGCGGGGCACCTACGCGCTGCCCTCGGGCTACGAATATACCGGCGACTGGGTCGAGGGCGAGATCCTGGGCCAGGGCACGGCGAAATTCCCCAACGGCTCGGTCTACGAGGGCGCCTTTGCCCGCGGCAAGCCGCATGGCAAGGGCAAGATCACCTATGCCGATGGCGGCAGCTACGAGGGCGACTGGCTGGATGGCCAGATCACCGGCCAAGGCGTGGCGCATTACGCCAATGGCTCGGTCTACGAGGGCGGCTTCCTGAACGCGCTGCACGACGGCAAGGGCGTGCTGACCCAACCCAACGGCTATCGCTACGAGGGCGACTGGAAGGCCGGCGTCAAGCAAGGTTTCGGCAAGATCACCTATCCCGACGGTGCCGGCTATGAAGGCGAGATGAAGGCGAACCAGCGCTCCGGCGAGGGCAAGCTGACCATGGCGGATGGCCTGAAATACGAAGGCAGCTGGTCGGCCGGCCAGATGGCCGGGCAGGGCAAGCTGACCCAGCCCTCGGGTGACAGCTACGAGGGCCGCTTCGCCAATGGCAAGCGCGAGGGCAAGGGCGTGGCGACCTATGCCAACGGCGACCGCTACGAGGGCGATTTCCGCGCCGATAAGCGCTGGGGGACGGGCACCTTCACCGGCACCGACGGCTATGTCTATACCGGCGACTGGGTCGAGGGGCGGATGGAGGGGCTGGGCCGCATCACCTATCCCGACGGCTCGGTCTATGAGGGGGCGCTGCTGGCCGACCTGCCGCATGGCCGCGGGCTCATCACCTATCCGGACGGCGCCAGCTATGACGGCGACTGGGTCGCGGGCGTGATCGAGGGGCAGGGCGTCGCCAAATACGCCAACGGCCTGGTCTACGAGGGCGGCTTCAAGCGCGGCCGCAACGAGGGGCAGGGCCGGATGACCTATCCCGACGGCTATGTCTATAACGGCGCCTGGCGCGACGGCCAGCGGCACGGGCAGGGGCAGGCGACCTATCCCGACGGCACCACCTATGACGGTTCCTTCGTGGACGGGCTGCGCCATGGCAAGGGCCGGCTGATCGCGCCGGACGGCTTCCGCTACGAGGGCAGCTGGAAGGAAGGCGAGATCGACGGCGAGGGCGTCGCGACCTATGCCAATGGCGATGTCTATACCGGCCATTTCATCGCCGGAAAGCGGCAGGGGGCGGGGGTGATGCGCTATGCCACCGGCCAGGTCGCCTCGGGCGAATGGGAGGACAACCGGCTGGCCGTGCCCGACGAGGGCGCGGAACCCGAGGGCGCCGCGCCGCCCGAGGCGGCGGTGCCGGACGAGCCGGCGACGGGACCGGCGCAATAG
- the pncB gene encoding nicotinate phosphoribosyltransferase yields the protein MMIPTVDIATRVYNHKWKIDPIVRSLIDDDFYKLLMCQSVFRNRPDTQVTFSLINRTSRIRLAELIDEGELREQLDHVRGLSLTRGESTWLRGNTFYGKRQMFRPDFMEFLENLRLPAYHLEKRDGQYELTFEGRWPEVMLWEIPALAIIMELRSRSVLKDMGRFELQVLYARAMARLWEKIEELRKLGPDLRIADFGTRRRHSFLWQDWCVQAMVEGLGDQRFIGTSNCLIAMRRDIEAIGTNAHELPMVYAALADSDEELRQAPYRVLADWHEEHDGMLRIILPDTYGTKGFLEHAPDWLAGWTGIRVDSGDPAEGAETAIRWWQDRGEDPRNKLIIFSDGLDVDRIKALFQRFHGRVKVSFGWGTLLTNDFRGLVPGDGLAPFSLVCKAVAAEGRPTVKLSDNPEKATGPQDEIERYKRIFGVGRQQRMDVVV from the coding sequence ATGATGATCCCGACGGTCGATATCGCCACCCGCGTCTATAACCATAAATGGAAGATCGACCCGATCGTCCGCTCGTTGATCGACGACGATTTCTACAAGCTGCTGATGTGCCAGTCGGTGTTTCGCAACCGGCCCGACACGCAAGTCACTTTCAGCCTGATCAACCGCACCAGCCGCATCCGCCTGGCCGAGCTGATCGACGAGGGCGAGCTGCGCGAGCAGTTGGACCATGTGCGCGGCCTGTCGCTGACGCGGGGCGAAAGCACCTGGCTGCGCGGCAATACCTTCTATGGCAAGCGGCAGATGTTCCGCCCGGATTTCATGGAGTTCCTGGAAAACCTGCGCCTGCCGGCCTATCATCTGGAAAAGCGCGACGGCCAGTACGAGTTGACCTTCGAGGGCCGCTGGCCCGAGGTCATGCTGTGGGAGATCCCGGCGCTGGCCATCATCATGGAGCTGCGCTCGCGCTCCGTGCTCAAGGACATGGGTCGGTTCGAGCTGCAGGTGCTTTATGCCCGCGCCATGGCCCGGCTATGGGAAAAGATCGAGGAATTGCGCAAGCTCGGCCCCGACCTGCGCATCGCCGATTTCGGCACCCGACGGCGGCACAGCTTCCTGTGGCAGGACTGGTGCGTGCAGGCCATGGTCGAGGGGCTGGGCGACCAGCGCTTCATCGGCACCTCGAACTGCCTGATCGCCATGCGCCGCGACATCGAGGCCATCGGCACCAATGCCCACGAACTGCCGATGGTCTATGCCGCGCTGGCCGACAGCGACGAGGAATTGCGCCAGGCGCCCTATCGCGTGCTGGCCGACTGGCATGAAGAACATGACGGGATGCTGCGCATCATCCTGCCCGACACCTATGGCACCAAGGGCTTCCTCGAGCACGCGCCGGACTGGCTGGCCGGCTGGACCGGCATCCGCGTCGACAGCGGCGACCCGGCCGAAGGGGCCGAGACGGCGATCCGCTGGTGGCAGGACCGCGGCGAGGATCCGCGCAACAAGCTGATCATCTTCTCGGACGGGCTGGACGTGGACCGGATCAAGGCGCTGTTCCAGCGCTTCCACGGCAGGGTGAAGGTCAGTTTCGGCTGGGGCACGCTGCTGACCAACGATTTCCGCGGGCTGGTGCCGGGCGACGGGCTGGCGCCGTTCTCGCTGGTCTGCAAGGCGGTGGCGGCCGAGGGGCGGCCGACCGTCAAGCTGTCCGACAATCCCGAAAAGGCCACTGGGCCGCAGGACGAGATCGAGCGTTACAAGCGCATCTTCGGCGTCGGCCGCCAGCAGCGCATGGACGTGGTGGTCTAG
- a CDS encoding glutathione S-transferase family protein: MTITITAFENSPDGGRGLARDMRVRWALEEVGQPYEVRLLSFAAMKRDAHRALQPFGQIPTYQEGDLVLFESGAIVLAIAERHSGLLPGDANARARAIMWMFAALDTVEPPIFDHTLLKILDRDKPWYGHRLQSLEASIRDRLADLSRHLGDADWLDGAFSAGDLLMVTVLRRLNGLDLLETHPNLAAYVARGEARPAFQRAYDAQRAVFAAASSG, from the coding sequence ATGACCATCACCATTACCGCCTTCGAAAACTCGCCTGATGGCGGCAGGGGATTGGCGCGCGACATGCGGGTCCGCTGGGCGCTGGAGGAGGTGGGCCAACCCTACGAAGTCCGCCTGCTGTCGTTCGCGGCGATGAAGCGGGACGCGCATCGCGCGCTGCAGCCATTCGGGCAGATCCCGACCTATCAGGAGGGCGATCTGGTCCTGTTCGAGTCCGGTGCGATCGTGCTCGCCATCGCCGAGCGCCATTCCGGTCTGCTGCCAGGCGATGCCAATGCCCGGGCGCGGGCGATCATGTGGATGTTCGCGGCGCTCGACACGGTAGAGCCGCCGATCTTCGATCACACCCTGCTCAAGATCCTCGACCGCGACAAGCCTTGGTACGGTCACCGGTTGCAGAGCCTCGAGGCCAGTATCCGCGACCGTCTTGCCGACCTTTCCCGCCATCTCGGCGATGCCGATTGGCTGGACGGCGCTTTCAGCGCCGGCGATCTGCTGATGGTGACGGTGCTGCGCCGGTTGAACGGCCTGGATCTGCTGGAGACCCATCCGAACCTGGCTGCCTATGTCGCGCGCGGCGAGGCGCGGCCGGCCTTCCAGCGGGCCTACGATGCCCAGCGTGCGGTCTTTGCCGCCGCATCATCCGGCTGA
- a CDS encoding ketosteroid isomerase-related protein: protein MDTKALIAAYYDAFNAGRTDEMLGYLHDEVEHHVNEGGIRRGKDTFAEFNAHMTRSYREELTDMVIFANEAGDRAAAEFVVNGTYLATDEGLPEAKGQKYVLPAGAFFTIRDGKIARVTTYYNLTDWTRQVSA from the coding sequence ATGGATACCAAGGCCCTGATCGCCGCCTATTACGACGCCTTCAACGCCGGCCGCACCGACGAGATGCTGGGCTATCTGCATGACGAGGTGGAACATCACGTCAACGAGGGCGGCATCCGTCGCGGCAAGGACACGTTCGCCGAGTTCAACGCCCACATGACCCGCAGCTACCGCGAGGAGCTGACCGACATGGTGATCTTCGCCAACGAGGCCGGCGACCGGGCGGCGGCGGAATTCGTGGTCAACGGCACCTATCTGGCCACCGACGAGGGCCTGCCCGAGGCGAAGGGCCAGAAATACGTCCTGCCCGCCGGCGCCTTCTTCACCATTCGGGACGGCAAGATCGCGCGGGTGACGACCTATTACAACCTCACCGACTGGACGCGTCAGGTTTCGGCGTGA